DNA sequence from the Melitaea cinxia chromosome 25, ilMelCinx1.1, whole genome shotgun sequence genome:
TGCACGAAAAGTGGTttgaaaagattaaaaaaagaagctTATCCAAATAAGGTACATGTTActactttgtttatttaaataaaatcattatcatCTATAGATGccgtttttgtaaatttttgtaatCAGCCTTTGTGTACGGCCTACGCTCTTATGGTGGCGTTCGGGTTATAATCCACCGCACTGACCCATTGCGTGTTGGTGGATATTATAAGTCcttaaacttaaaaatgtgCTCTGTATTACAGAATTTGGCTCTAGCTCCAGGAATGATCGAAACACCCGCGAAATTATCGGATCTTCCAATACCCAGGATTGTAAGTATTGTTTTCTgtttattaatagtattataaagTATGATTGTGAGGTTTTGAGTTTTCTCAGGATACACAGCCATCATCTACGATATCAAATTCCGAGACTGATGACGTTTATAATTTGGATTTAGATCCAGTAAAATCCAATACATCTGTGGGAATATCTGGAATTTTGAAGTCTAACGgtcttattcataaaaaaagctTATAGAACGATTATAACGTTCATTAGTTAAAATGCTCGATAAGCTTATAAAACGTTCGATAAAATTGTCTATTCATAACAGTTATATAAACCGTCTATAACTAATAAGCGTCTATAAGCAAAAATGTTGCCATTACTTTGAAGTTCGCAAAAAAAACTTGACGAACTTACTGAATCGACCACAGATAATGTGTATCGATTGAAAAAATACGTCTGACCATAGTCAATATTACGGCTTAAAAGCATATTTTGGCATATTTTATCTACGGAATGTCAAGTGGTTTCATTCAAACCAACGGTCGTCGTGCAATTTGTCTTGATTTTATTCTCGAAGTAGAAGTTTTAAAAACGTGTAGTTTATGTGAAAATGGAACCTCAATCGAAGGTTGTTAAAAGGCAGAGAAGTGAAAATTGGTTGGAGGAAGATAAGGTTTGTAGTGATACACCTAAAATTGGACTAAAGTAAgtcaacatttttataatacctTTTAAACTAACGCTTGCTTATGCTTCTATTTATTAGATGATATTGAAAGAATTAATAAGGGAGAGGGTTACAAtcattgaaaacaaaaatacagaCGCAAACACGAACGCGAAAAAGGTGGCGGCTTGGAATAATTTACGTATTAGGTACCAAATtcgaaatattttgaataatttaataagatttttgtGTAAGTAGTTTATTACTCAGCATATCGTGTTTTAGTTTTAACAATATGGCCCGCACTCCGAGAACACTGCAACAAATAAAAGCTCAGTGGGGCATAATCAAAATGTATGAGAAAAAAAAGAAGTGCCTGGAACGGAAACAAACATTCCAAACTGGGGGTGGTCCACCACCTGCTACTGACCCACCAACTGGTGATGACATAGCAGTGTGGCTCCCTCATGAGTTTACTGTAGACTCAAATGAGTTTGATTCAGATAACAAGGTACATCAAAGATACACATACTTGTTCAATAAGTATTCCATCTGCTGtaaagaaatatgtatataactatattaattCTTGTTTCAGCTATTAACTGCCAATAAAATGGAACAACCAATTCTAGTCCCTAAATCACCACTTCTGTGTGAGAATCCTGAACAAGAAATAGACATGGTATGTGTATTATACAGTTGGCAATAAGTTGTAGCCAAATTCTGTTACCAATTATGTTCTTATACATTGTAATgtaatgcaaaataaataattttaacttgatTATTTTAGATGTCGCAACCAGGCACATCTACGAAGACCATACACAACACACCAACAAGTACCTTATTGGTAAATATGACATGTTTTTATACTTCATTTGCATCCTATTGCGTGCATTAAACTGCAAgtacctaaataattttaaaaatattctttcaggTGACACCAGCAAGTACCTCTAAACAATTAGACATACAACAGATCACCACCACACcaacaaagaaaaaagtaaagagtccgaattataaattaaaacataaactggtatattatttttatctttattattttttttttatcctgatacatacctatagtaaataatatttatatctgcTTGTGGCACTTAAAtcaagatttagtataaacatGTAATCTGAATAATcaattataacaatatacaaactaaaaatgaatttaataaactgATGTTAGTGAACTTAGTACAAAATAGtagaatcaattattatttatgatacaaacattgttattttgatataatttaacatttcttATTTTAGATCAACAAGGGCAGTTCAAGTGCAGCACTACAAATAGCAGAAAATGAAATTGTCTGTAGAAAGGAACTCCACGAGGCACAGATGGCAgtcgaaaaacaaaaattaaaaaatttactattaaaagaacaattaataaaaagcaaattagaatattataaaaataaataaattgattgcaTTGTAcagtattttgtattataaactaTTCACTAAAATGTCTCCtaataaaagtttgtaatgCAGCATTAGCACTAGCATTACTCCTTGGAACTTCTCTAGACACTTCTCTGTTATATTCAACCCCACTCTCTAACTGCACATCGCCATGGTCCACTGCAATATTGTGAAGCACAGCTAAAGCAACTATTGTGGTCTTCACATTTTGTAGCTTGCAGGTCATGCCAAATAGAAGGCATTGAAAACGTTGCTTCCAGACTCCAAAGCAACGTTCTACAGTATTTCTTGTAGCAATATGTGcttcattatatttttcctCACTTCGGTTCCGAGGCCTCAGAATGGGAGTGAACAGATAAGGTTCTAATTTGTATCCAGAGTCACCTAAAAGTCGTCCTCTAAATGACCCTGTCTCAAAACGCTCTTTCAGTGATGATTCATTAAAAATTCGGGAATCATGAGTGCTACCTCTCCATCTGGCAACAATATCCCGGATGCGGAGATGTGCATCACAAGTTACCTGTGataaacaaaacattacaatttgataggaaaatattatagtgttctataaaaaagttataggaTGAGAAAATACCTGAACATTGAGTGAATAAAAtccttttctatttatataatattgggCTGCATCACCTCCACATTTGCGGATTTTGATATGAGTACAGTCAATACAACCAATTACAGTTGGGAAACTTCGAATTCTATAAAATTCTCCCATCATACGCTCTTCTTCAGCAAAAGTACTGggcattttaataaaagaagcTGAGTGTCGTGCAAGTGCACGTGCAACTCGGGTACAAATCCGACTGGTGGTTGCTTGCGACAATCCATGGTGGTCTCCAGCATCTTCTTGAACCTGTAATGGCAATATAGGATTTACACAAGGTTCATGTCGTACCTACAATAATTTCGTTTATGattttgtaacataatatattgttCAGATTGTAAAAACTTACCTCTCGACGACCCCAACATCTTATTGCCGTTAAAACTTGGATTTCAGGTGATGTACCCGAACCTCTTCTATCTAAGTTGAGATCATCACGTACTAAGTCAATTATGTAAGTCGCAGTAGATTTCTTAAAGCGATAACGCTTCCGAAAGTCTTCGTCGTTCAAAGAAAACGGATCACTCCTGCTTTTGTACACTTTTCTTCGACGCGTGCTATTTTCAACTTCAATAGCTTCAATAACATCTAAGCTGTGTAAAGCttgcatttttaataatgtaatttttaaagttatttatttatcacaagaaacaactttacaaaataacattgACAAACAATTTGTGTGTCAAACGCCAGTTTCTTATAAATCAGCTGTTGTGAGTTCGGCCATCTTGCATCTTATAGTACTGTTATAGTAGGGTCCTGCCCTCCATAACTTTGTGATAGGTTTATAGAACTGTTTAGTGTTATAATGCTGTTATGAATACAATTTTTTGCCAATATTCTTATAGCGAGCTTATAGAACACTTTAGGTGTTCCATAACTTTTTATGAATAAGACCGTAAAACTGTAAGTATTTTACAAGTGTACGTGCTTAAGACTGTTTACTGCTGTCGTGAATACTATGTACGGTGTGGTCACTACCAAGGTCGACAAT
Encoded proteins:
- the LOC123665886 gene encoding uncharacterized protein LOC123665886 → MARTPRTLQQIKAQWGIIKMYEKKKKCLERKQTFQTGGGPPPATDPPTGDDIAVWLPHEFTVDSNEFDSDNKLLTANKMEQPILVPKSPLLCENPEQEIDMMSQPGTSTKTIHNTPTSTLLVTPASTSKQLDIQQITTTPTKKKVKSPNYKLKHKLINKGSSSAALQIAENEIVCRKELHEAQMAVEKQKLKNLLLKEQLIKSKLEYYKNK
- the LOC123665887 gene encoding putative nuclease HARBI1, which gives rise to MQALHSLDVIEAIEVENSTRRRKVYKSRSDPFSLNDEDFRKRYRFKKSTATYIIDLVRDDLNLDRRGSGTSPEIQVLTAIRCWGRREVQEDAGDHHGLSQATTSRICTRVARALARHSASFIKMPSTFAEEERMMGEFYRIRSFPTVIGCIDCTHIKIRKCGGDAAQYYINRKGFYSLNVQVTCDAHLRIRDIVARWRGSTHDSRIFNESSLKERFETGSFRGRLLGDSGYKLEPYLFTPILRPRNRSEEKYNEAHIATRNTVERCFGVWKQRFQCLLFGMTCKLQNVKTTIVALAVLHNIAVDHGDVQLESGVEYNREVSREVPRSNASANAALQTFIRRHFSE